A part of Gouania willdenowi chromosome 2, fGouWil2.1, whole genome shotgun sequence genomic DNA contains:
- the LOC114475635 gene encoding receptor activity-modifying protein 1-like: protein MVVESVSPVRAVFVLLMAAAHVFSFVSACDRGFYQRIISDLCLAKFTLDIGGVDRSLWCSWPDTLEIYEGLTNCTYQVALRMDCYWPNQVVDRFFMEVHQIYFHDCSLTGRLIHDPPVSVLAPFIAVPVFITLFMTAVVVWRSKRTKGVL from the exons ATGGTGGTGGAGAGCGTGTCCCCTGTGAGAGCTGTGTTTGTGCTCTTAATGGCAG CAGCACACGTGTTTTCATTCGTGTCCGCCTGCGACAGAGGTTTTTACCAAAGGATTATCAGTGATCTCTGCTTGGCTAAGTTCACATTGGACATCGGAGGAGTGGACCGGAGCttgtggtgcagctggcccgACACCTTGGA GATTTACGAAGGCCTCACAAACTGCACCTACCAGGTGGCCTTGAGGATGGATTGCTATTGGCCCAACCAGGTGGTGGACAGGTTCTTCATGGAGGTTCACCAGATCTACTTCCACGACTGCTCTCTGACGGGACGACTCATCCACGATCCGCCCGTCAGCGTCCTTGCCCCGTTTATCGCCGTGCCCGTGTTCATCACGCTGTTCATGACGGCGGTGGTGGTGTGGAGGAGCAAACGTACGAAAGGAGTCCTGTAG